One segment of Paraburkholderia sp. PREW-6R DNA contains the following:
- a CDS encoding FAD-linked oxidase C-terminal domain-containing protein: MTNPTSTLLVKPIHLVPSAARLTSPLAQHLRKSLRGDVLFDVASRGRYATDASIYQITPIGVVVPRDQDDLRIALDIARSEKVPLLARGAGTSQCGQTVGDALVIDTSKWLNNIVDFDADARTVTVEPGVVLDHLNAWLKPHGLWFPVDVSTAAQCTIGGMAGNNSCGSRSIEYGNMVHNVEAIDAILADGNEARFASLRDAPQGARLQQLVEGVKQIALRERDEIAARVPKVLRRVAGYNIDVFDCRSPRAYTDDGVANLAHLLVGSEGTLAFSRQLTLRLAPLPAHKTLGVVNFPTFWQAMELTQHIVKLKPVAVELVDRTMIDLAISNPAFRPVIEKALVGRPEAILLVEFAGESRDAQLASLRQLTELMADLGLPDSVVEMPDAGAQKALWEVRKAGLNIMMSMKGDGKPVSFIEDCAVPLEHLAEYTSRLTEVFHRHGTEGTWYAHASVGTLHVRPILDMRRDGAKKMRAIAEEAAALVRDYKGAYSGEHGDGLCRGEWVAWQYGPRLNQAFSEIKALFDPENRFNPDKIVRPPKMDDARNFRFAPGYQERKIDTALDWSAWNVERDPLTGVETLPGSGSDLSGGLAKAVEMCNNNGHCRKFDAGTMCPSYRVTKDEQHLTRGRANTLRLAITGQLGEAGLASDDVKETLDLCVSCKGCKRDCPTGVDMAKFKIEARAARAKQHGLRLRDRLVAFMPRYAATASRMPGLMALADNVPVVSAWFKRAVGFAPERTLPRFRKSFLSDAPAQTKPASGNALKEVMLFVDTFNNNMEPDNARAAQQVLEAAGYTVHLNARRGERPVCCGRTFLAAGLVDEAKREARRMLDLFRPFVDRGVPIVGLEPSCLLSLRDEFLQYGFGDEAQRLSTQAFLFEEFLVREREAGRLQLTLKPLSKQQALVHGHCHQKAFDAFTPVQTVLKWIPELKVSVVESSCCGMAGSFGYEAEHYATSQAMAELSLLPAVRKIDGNTIMVADGTSCRHQIHDGAGVEAIHVARVLALALR, translated from the coding sequence ATGACGAACCCCACTTCCACTTTGCTCGTCAAACCGATCCATCTGGTGCCGTCCGCCGCGCGCCTGACGAGCCCGCTGGCACAGCATCTGCGCAAATCGCTGCGCGGCGACGTGCTGTTCGATGTGGCAAGCCGCGGCCGGTATGCGACCGATGCATCGATCTATCAGATCACACCGATCGGCGTAGTCGTGCCGCGCGATCAGGACGATCTGCGCATTGCGCTGGACATCGCGCGCAGCGAGAAGGTGCCGCTGCTCGCGCGCGGCGCGGGAACGAGCCAGTGCGGACAGACGGTCGGCGACGCGCTGGTGATCGACACGAGCAAATGGTTGAACAACATCGTCGATTTCGATGCCGACGCGCGCACGGTGACGGTGGAGCCCGGCGTCGTGCTGGATCATCTGAATGCGTGGCTCAAACCTCACGGCCTCTGGTTTCCCGTGGACGTCTCAACGGCGGCGCAGTGCACGATCGGCGGAATGGCGGGCAACAATTCGTGCGGCTCGCGTTCGATCGAATACGGCAACATGGTCCATAACGTCGAGGCGATCGACGCGATTCTCGCCGATGGCAACGAAGCGCGCTTCGCTTCATTGCGCGACGCACCGCAAGGCGCGCGTCTGCAGCAGCTAGTCGAAGGCGTAAAGCAGATCGCGTTACGCGAGCGCGACGAAATCGCGGCGCGCGTGCCCAAGGTATTGCGTCGCGTGGCGGGCTACAACATTGACGTGTTCGATTGTCGGAGCCCGCGCGCCTATACCGATGACGGCGTGGCGAATCTCGCGCATCTGCTTGTCGGCTCGGAGGGCACGCTCGCGTTCAGCCGGCAATTGACGCTCAGGCTCGCGCCGCTGCCCGCGCATAAGACGCTGGGCGTGGTCAACTTTCCGACTTTCTGGCAGGCGATGGAACTTACGCAGCACATCGTCAAGCTGAAACCGGTGGCGGTGGAGCTGGTCGACCGGACCATGATCGATCTGGCGATCAGCAATCCTGCATTCCGGCCGGTGATCGAAAAGGCGCTCGTCGGCAGGCCCGAAGCCATTCTGCTTGTCGAGTTCGCGGGCGAAAGCCGTGATGCGCAACTCGCGTCGCTCAGGCAGCTCACGGAATTGATGGCCGATCTCGGCTTGCCCGACTCGGTGGTCGAAATGCCGGACGCCGGCGCGCAGAAAGCGCTGTGGGAAGTCCGCAAAGCCGGCCTGAACATCATGATGAGCATGAAGGGCGACGGCAAGCCGGTGTCCTTTATCGAAGACTGTGCGGTGCCGCTCGAACATCTCGCCGAATACACGAGCCGTCTGACCGAGGTGTTTCATCGTCACGGCACGGAAGGCACGTGGTATGCGCACGCAAGCGTCGGCACGCTGCACGTGCGGCCGATTCTCGACATGCGGCGCGACGGCGCGAAAAAGATGCGCGCCATTGCGGAAGAAGCCGCCGCGTTGGTGCGCGACTACAAAGGCGCCTATTCCGGCGAGCATGGCGACGGTTTGTGTCGCGGCGAGTGGGTGGCATGGCAGTACGGGCCGCGCCTGAACCAGGCGTTTAGCGAGATCAAGGCGCTGTTCGATCCGGAGAACCGCTTCAATCCCGACAAGATCGTGCGTCCGCCAAAAATGGACGACGCGCGCAACTTCCGTTTCGCTCCCGGTTATCAGGAGCGCAAGATCGACACGGCGCTCGACTGGTCGGCATGGAATGTGGAGCGCGATCCGTTGACGGGCGTCGAGACGTTGCCGGGAAGCGGCAGCGATCTGTCGGGCGGTCTCGCGAAGGCCGTCGAGATGTGCAATAACAACGGCCATTGCCGCAAGTTCGACGCTGGCACGATGTGTCCGAGTTATCGCGTGACAAAGGACGAACAGCACCTCACACGAGGACGGGCGAATACGCTGCGGCTTGCGATAACCGGACAGCTCGGCGAGGCCGGACTCGCCAGCGACGACGTCAAGGAGACGCTCGATCTCTGTGTGTCATGCAAAGGCTGCAAGCGGGATTGTCCGACCGGCGTCGATATGGCGAAGTTCAAGATCGAAGCACGAGCGGCACGCGCGAAGCAGCATGGCCTGCGTCTGCGTGACAGACTGGTGGCCTTCATGCCGCGTTATGCGGCAACCGCGAGCCGCATGCCGGGATTGATGGCGCTGGCTGACAACGTCCCCGTGGTATCGGCGTGGTTCAAACGTGCCGTGGGTTTCGCGCCGGAGCGCACATTGCCGCGATTTCGCAAGTCGTTTCTCTCCGACGCGCCGGCGCAGACGAAGCCGGCTTCGGGCAACGCGCTGAAAGAGGTGATGTTGTTTGTCGACACGTTCAACAACAACATGGAACCGGACAACGCGCGCGCCGCGCAGCAGGTGCTCGAAGCAGCGGGTTACACGGTGCATTTGAATGCACGGCGGGGCGAGCGGCCCGTATGCTGCGGGCGCACGTTTCTCGCCGCCGGCCTCGTCGATGAAGCGAAACGGGAAGCGCGGCGCATGCTCGACCTGTTCCGACCGTTCGTGGATCGCGGCGTGCCGATCGTTGGGCTGGAGCCTTCCTGTCTGCTCTCGTTACGCGACGAATTCCTGCAATATGGCTTTGGGGATGAAGCGCAGCGGCTTTCCACGCAGGCCTTTCTTTTCGAGGAATTCCTGGTGCGCGAGCGTGAGGCCGGCCGTTTGCAACTCACGCTCAAACCCTTGAGCAAGCAGCAGGCGCTCGTCCACGGGCATTGTCATCAGAAAGCGTTCGATGCGTTCACGCCCGTGCAAACCGTGCTCAAGTGGATTCCGGAGTTGAAGGTATCTGTTGTCGAGTCGTCGTGCTGCGGGATGGCTGGCAGCTTCGGTTATGAGGCCGAGCACTATGCGACTTCGCAGGCCATGGCGGAGTTGTCGCTCTTGCCGGCGGTACGCAAGATCGACGGCAATACGATCATGGTCGCCGATGGCACGAGTTGCCGGCATCAGATTCATGATGGGGCGGGTGTGGAAGCGATCCACGTGGCGCGGGTGTTGGCTCTTGCGTTGCGATGA
- a CDS encoding 2-keto-4-pentenoate hydratase has product MTSTLSQLLADARRDHTTLNALAPEQIPATADAAYAIQHEILQQGDARIGGWKIGAKAASGPIQGAPLPHVDLHADGARLPRSAFAPLGLELEIAFRFNRLFEPSTAPYDDATVVASIGSVGATIEIVASRYAHWPDVDKLAQLADLQNHGALIVGEFSPYRDDFPFEAPSLHFSFDGHDVVESAPANPAGDPRRLLTWLVNHATSRGVTVTPDMVITTGSYTGMFFPRKAGTASGRIEGLAPVSLTLY; this is encoded by the coding sequence ATGACCTCCACTTTAAGCCAGCTTCTCGCCGACGCACGCCGCGATCACACGACGCTGAATGCGTTGGCGCCGGAACAGATACCCGCCACCGCCGACGCGGCTTACGCAATCCAGCACGAAATCCTGCAGCAAGGCGACGCGCGCATCGGCGGCTGGAAGATCGGCGCCAAAGCCGCGAGCGGCCCGATTCAGGGTGCGCCGCTGCCGCACGTCGATCTGCATGCGGACGGCGCGCGCCTGCCGCGCTCGGCCTTTGCGCCGCTCGGGCTCGAACTGGAGATCGCGTTTCGCTTCAACCGCCTTTTCGAGCCGTCCACCGCGCCGTACGATGACGCGACCGTTGTTGCGAGCATCGGCTCGGTCGGCGCGACCATCGAAATTGTCGCGAGCCGTTACGCTCACTGGCCCGACGTCGACAAGCTCGCGCAGCTCGCCGATCTGCAAAACCACGGCGCGCTGATCGTGGGCGAATTTTCGCCCTATCGCGATGACTTTCCGTTCGAGGCGCCGTCGCTGCACTTCAGTTTCGACGGTCACGACGTGGTTGAGTCCGCGCCGGCCAATCCGGCCGGCGATCCGCGCCGCCTGTTGACGTGGCTCGTCAATCACGCGACGTCGCGAGGCGTGACGGTGACGCCGGACATGGTCATTACCACCGGTTCGTACACCGGCATGTTTTTCCCACGCAAGGCGGGCACGGCGAGCGGCCGCATAGAAGGGCTCGCGCCGGTCAGCTTGACGCTGTACTAG
- a CDS encoding MFS transporter: protein MKRFRVTSASSIVLLMLCIMYFITYLDRVNVSTAAAGFGKEFHLSHTEVGLVFSAFAYPYLIFQIIGGWVSDRFGAKRTLLFCGAVWGIATLLTGFAGGLVSLLAARVLLGFGEGATFPAATSAMARWVAKEKRGFAQGITHAASRIGNAVAPALIVLVMATWGWRESFYICGVFSLLWVVVWALTFTEHPKDHPRITTEELDILPAPKPKAAGVPWGKLFRRMWPVTIVYFCYGWTLWLFLSWIPQYFLHSYHLQLQKSAIFASVVFFAGVIGDTLGGIVTDWIFTRTGSLKRARSWMVSVCMFFCLVSLIPLMFTHSLYLSMACLASGFFFAEMTIGPMWAIPMDIAPEYSGTASGMMNTGSALAAIISPVMGGFLIDYFGSWELPFVGSMLLMAIGVVLAFRMQPESKFALGNADKAPVSPSLGV, encoded by the coding sequence ATGAAGCGGTTTCGTGTGACCAGTGCGAGCAGTATCGTTCTATTGATGCTTTGCATCATGTACTTCATCACCTATCTCGACCGCGTCAATGTCAGTACGGCGGCCGCCGGGTTCGGCAAGGAATTTCATCTGTCGCATACGGAAGTCGGACTGGTTTTTTCGGCGTTCGCCTATCCGTACCTGATCTTCCAGATTATCGGCGGCTGGGTCAGCGACCGCTTCGGCGCGAAACGCACGCTGCTGTTTTGCGGCGCGGTGTGGGGCATCGCAACGCTGCTGACCGGTTTCGCCGGCGGCCTCGTGTCACTGCTGGCGGCGCGCGTGCTCCTTGGTTTCGGTGAAGGCGCCACGTTTCCTGCGGCGACGTCCGCGATGGCGCGTTGGGTCGCGAAGGAAAAGCGCGGCTTTGCACAGGGGATCACGCACGCGGCGTCGCGCATCGGCAATGCGGTCGCGCCCGCGCTGATCGTGCTGGTCATGGCGACGTGGGGTTGGCGCGAATCGTTCTACATTTGCGGCGTTTTCAGCTTGCTATGGGTAGTGGTATGGGCGCTGACCTTCACCGAACATCCGAAGGACCATCCGCGCATCACGACGGAGGAACTCGACATCCTGCCCGCGCCCAAGCCGAAGGCGGCCGGTGTGCCGTGGGGCAAACTGTTTCGCCGCATGTGGCCGGTGACGATCGTGTACTTCTGCTATGGCTGGACGCTGTGGCTCTTTCTCAGCTGGATCCCGCAGTATTTCCTGCACAGCTACCACCTGCAATTGCAGAAGTCGGCGATCTTCGCGTCGGTGGTGTTCTTTGCCGGCGTGATCGGCGACACGCTCGGCGGCATCGTCACAGACTGGATTTTTACGCGCACGGGCAGCCTCAAGCGTGCGCGTAGCTGGATGGTGTCGGTCTGCATGTTCTTCTGCCTGGTTTCACTGATTCCGCTGATGTTCACGCACAGCCTGTATCTGTCGATGGCGTGTCTCGCGTCCGGCTTCTTCTTCGCCGAAATGACGATCGGCCCGATGTGGGCGATTCCAATGGATATCGCGCCGGAATACTCGGGCACCGCGAGCGGGATGATGAACACGGGTTCTGCGCTCGCCGCGATCATCTCGCCCGTGATGGGCGGCTTCCTGATCGATTACTTCGGAAGCTGGGAACTGCCGTTCGTCGGCAGCATGCTGTTGATGGCGATAGGGGTGGTGCTCGCATTCCGCATGCAGCCGGAGAGCAAGTTCGCACTTGGGAATGCGGACAAAGCGCCGGTTTCCCCGAGCCTCGGCGTGTGA
- a CDS encoding aminotransferase class V-fold PLP-dependent enzyme, with product MLKLDFHPAGRHFLQIPGPSPVPDRILRAMSYPTIDHRGPEFGELGLKVLDGIKKIFKTQQPVVIYPASGTGAWEAALSNTLSPGDHVLMFETGHFATLWKKMAESLGLKPEFLGLPGIEGWRRGVQPQMIEERLRADAEHSIKAVCVVHNETSTGVTSDIAAVRRAIDAAGHPALLLVDTISGLACADYRHDEWGVDVTVSGSQKGLMLPPGISFNAISPKAVAASKQARLPRSFWDWTDIVEMNKTGYWPYTPNTNLLYGLNEALEMILGEGLDNVFARHERLAEATRRTVRAWGLEIQCADPAVYSPVLTGVMMPDGVDADAVRKLIYERFDMSLGTGLGKMKGRMFRIGHLGDCNDLTLLATLAGCEMGLRLAGVPLKESGMPAAMEWLSQPSKAAGLKAAA from the coding sequence ATGCTAAAGCTCGACTTTCATCCCGCCGGCCGCCACTTCCTGCAGATTCCCGGGCCGAGCCCGGTGCCCGACCGCATTCTCCGGGCGATGAGCTACCCGACCATCGACCACCGCGGGCCGGAGTTCGGCGAGCTCGGGTTGAAGGTGCTCGACGGCATCAAAAAGATCTTCAAGACGCAGCAGCCCGTGGTGATCTATCCGGCGTCGGGTACGGGCGCATGGGAAGCGGCGCTCTCCAATACGTTGAGCCCCGGCGATCACGTACTGATGTTCGAAACCGGCCACTTCGCCACGCTCTGGAAAAAGATGGCGGAGAGCCTTGGGCTGAAGCCGGAGTTCCTCGGTTTGCCCGGTATCGAGGGCTGGCGTCGCGGCGTGCAGCCGCAGATGATCGAGGAGCGTCTGCGTGCCGACGCGGAACACAGCATCAAGGCGGTCTGCGTCGTGCACAACGAAACGTCCACGGGCGTGACATCGGATATCGCCGCCGTGCGTCGTGCGATCGACGCGGCCGGCCATCCCGCGCTGCTGCTCGTCGACACGATCTCGGGTCTCGCCTGCGCCGACTATCGCCACGACGAGTGGGGCGTCGATGTCACCGTGTCGGGTTCGCAAAAGGGCTTGATGCTGCCGCCGGGCATCAGCTTCAACGCGATTTCGCCCAAAGCCGTGGCCGCCAGCAAGCAGGCCAGACTGCCGCGCAGTTTCTGGGACTGGACCGACATCGTCGAAATGAACAAGACGGGTTACTGGCCCTACACGCCGAACACGAACCTGCTGTACGGCCTGAATGAAGCGCTGGAAATGATTCTCGGCGAAGGGCTCGACAACGTGTTCGCCCGTCACGAGCGTCTCGCCGAAGCGACCCGCCGCACGGTCCGCGCGTGGGGACTGGAGATTCAGTGCGCGGACCCGGCGGTTTATAGCCCGGTCCTCACCGGTGTGATGATGCCCGACGGCGTGGACGCCGACGCGGTGCGCAAGCTCATTTACGAACGCTTCGACATGTCGCTCGGCACCGGCCTTGGCAAGATGAAAGGCCGCATGTTCCGCATCGGCCATCTTGGCGACTGTAACGATTTGACGCTGCTTGCCACGCTCGCCGGCTGCGAGATGGGTCTGCGGCTTGCCGGTGTGCCGCTCAAGGAAAGCGGCATGCCTGCCGCGATGGAGTGGTTGAGCCAGCCGTCGAAGGCGGCGGGTCTGAAAGCGGCCGCCTGA
- a CDS encoding GntR family transcriptional regulator gives MQNSDFGTSVAIAPLMPKVERQRLHDTVVEHIRSFIVEGVLEPGKKLNERELCETLGISRTPLREALKVLAAEGLIEISPNRGASVSKMSEAELRETFELMSGLEAFSGELAAERMTAAELAEIKALHYAMLACRTQNDLPGYYSRNQAIHDKINEAARNSALRQTYIAVNRRLQALRFRSNFSVPKWDSAIHDHDEMLKALEARDGKKLSAILRQHLLDKRDAVLQVQQAVAGSTS, from the coding sequence ATGCAAAATTCGGATTTCGGTACGAGCGTCGCGATTGCCCCACTGATGCCCAAGGTCGAGCGCCAGCGCCTGCATGACACGGTGGTGGAGCACATCCGCAGCTTTATCGTCGAAGGTGTTCTGGAGCCGGGCAAGAAGCTGAACGAGCGCGAACTGTGCGAGACGCTCGGCATTTCGCGCACGCCGTTGCGCGAGGCGCTGAAGGTGCTGGCGGCGGAGGGGCTGATCGAGATTTCGCCGAACCGGGGCGCGTCGGTGTCGAAGATGTCGGAGGCGGAGTTGCGCGAGACGTTCGAATTGATGAGCGGTCTCGAAGCGTTTTCCGGCGAACTGGCCGCGGAGCGGATGACGGCAGCGGAGCTGGCGGAGATCAAGGCGCTGCATTACGCCATGCTCGCTTGCCGGACGCAAAACGATCTGCCCGGCTATTACAGCCGCAATCAGGCGATTCACGACAAGATCAATGAAGCCGCGCGCAATTCGGCATTGCGGCAGACGTACATCGCAGTGAACCGCCGTTTGCAGGCGTTGCGGTTCCGGTCAAATTTTTCGGTGCCGAAGTGGGACAGCGCGATTCACGATCATGACGAGATGCTGAAGGCGCTGGAGGCACGTGACGGGAAAAAGCTCAGCGCGATCCTGAGGCAGCATTTGCTGGACAAGCGGGATGCGGTGTTGCAGGTGCAGCAGGCGGTAGCGGGCTCCACGTCGTAG
- a CDS encoding HD domain-containing protein → MTTIAGIRIPDSMMAREATQLVRDTETELLYHHSRRVFLFGSLAGERRQLKYDPELLYIGAMFHDMGLVAPYSSEHERFEVDGANAARDFLQRHGIGQDDIDQVWASIALHTTPGIPKHMKPVIALVTAGVEMDVLGLAYDEFTEQQRHEVIHAHPRGAHFKEGIIEAFAQGTIHKPETTFGNVKADVLALKDPHYHRGNFCSIILGSAWKD, encoded by the coding sequence ATGACCACGATTGCAGGCATCAGGATTCCCGACAGCATGATGGCGCGCGAAGCTACGCAGCTCGTTCGCGATACCGAAACCGAACTGCTGTATCATCACTCGCGCCGCGTCTTTCTGTTCGGCTCGCTGGCCGGCGAGAGGAGGCAGCTCAAGTACGACCCGGAACTGCTTTACATCGGCGCCATGTTTCATGACATGGGACTCGTCGCGCCGTACAGCAGCGAGCATGAGCGCTTCGAAGTGGACGGCGCGAATGCCGCGCGCGATTTCCTGCAGCGCCACGGCATTGGCCAGGATGACATCGACCAGGTGTGGGCGTCGATCGCGCTGCATACGACGCCTGGCATTCCAAAGCATATGAAGCCGGTGATCGCACTGGTGACGGCGGGTGTCGAAATGGACGTGCTCGGTCTTGCCTACGACGAATTCACCGAACAGCAGCGGCATGAGGTGATTCATGCTCATCCGCGCGGCGCGCATTTCAAGGAAGGCATTATCGAGGCCTTTGCGCAAGGCACGATCCACAAGCCGGAGACGACCTTCGGTAACGTCAAGGCGGACGTGCTGGCGCTGAAGGACCCGCATTACCATCGCGGCAATTTCTGTTCGATCATTCTCGGGTCCGCATGGAAAGACTGA
- a CDS encoding GlxA family transcriptional regulator: MPTVAIAIFPGVQALDVAGPVDVFSEANRFLPPADHYTVTLVSAEPSPLRASNGMTLTADATFDSARDPFDLGLVAGGPALPEGEAPDARLLDWLTHVATQCSRYGSICTGAFALGHAGLLDGRNVTTHWQHAAQLAEQFPEARVDFDRIYLRDGPLVTSAGVTAGIDLSLALVAEDHGAPTALAVAKRLVVFAQRQGGQSQFSPYLSAPADDTSPVAKVQAHVMERIRESFTVKQLADVAGMSARNFARVFVQETRITPHEFIERARVDAARKLLESSGAALKAIAYDCGFGTADRMRIVFTKRIGVTPMQYRERFRPT; the protein is encoded by the coding sequence ATGCCCACCGTCGCGATCGCGATATTTCCAGGCGTGCAGGCGCTCGATGTCGCCGGTCCCGTCGACGTGTTTTCCGAAGCCAACCGTTTTCTCCCGCCCGCGGACCATTACACGGTCACGCTGGTGAGCGCGGAGCCTTCGCCGCTGCGGGCGTCGAACGGCATGACGCTGACCGCCGACGCAACCTTCGATAGCGCGCGCGATCCATTCGATCTGGGCCTCGTCGCCGGCGGCCCGGCGCTGCCCGAAGGCGAAGCGCCCGACGCGCGGCTGCTCGACTGGCTGACTCACGTGGCGACACAGTGCAGCCGTTACGGGTCCATCTGCACCGGCGCGTTCGCGCTCGGTCATGCGGGCCTGCTCGACGGCCGCAACGTCACGACGCATTGGCAGCATGCGGCGCAACTGGCCGAGCAGTTTCCCGAGGCGCGCGTGGACTTCGACCGCATCTATCTGCGTGACGGTCCGCTCGTGACGTCGGCGGGTGTAACGGCAGGCATCGACCTGTCGCTCGCGCTGGTCGCCGAGGATCATGGCGCGCCAACGGCGCTGGCCGTTGCCAAGCGCCTCGTGGTGTTTGCACAGCGCCAGGGCGGCCAGTCGCAATTCAGCCCCTACCTGAGCGCGCCTGCCGACGACACCTCGCCCGTCGCCAAAGTGCAGGCACACGTGATGGAGCGGATTCGCGAAAGCTTCACCGTCAAGCAACTGGCGGATGTCGCGGGAATGAGCGCCCGCAACTTCGCGCGCGTGTTCGTACAGGAAACGAGGATCACGCCGCATGAATTCATCGAGCGTGCGCGGGTGGATGCCGCCCGCAAATTGCTCGAAAGCAGCGGCGCGGCGCTCAAGGCCATTGCGTACGATTGCGGCTTCGGCACCGCCGATCGCATGCGGATCGTCTTCACAAAACGTATCGGCGTGACGCCTATGCAATATCGCGAGCGTTTTCGCCCTACCTGA
- a CDS encoding SDR family oxidoreductase, whose amino-acid sequence MTSTTPIRAIVTGHTRGLGAALAEQLLARDIAVLGLSRSRNAALHARFPALLKEIELELADPARVAQLIATDALREFASGAQTVLLINNAGMVQPIGPIEGQDAAAIASAVSLNVATPLMLASALAAATTGASDRRIVHISSGAARHAYAGWSIYCATKAALDHHARAVALDANRALRICSLAPGVIDTNMQAEIRSSGAEQFPMRDKFEDLKRNGQLVTPDQCAAQLLDYALSDAFGQTPVADIREINKPV is encoded by the coding sequence ATGACCTCCACGACCCCGATCCGCGCGATCGTCACCGGCCACACGCGTGGCCTCGGCGCGGCGCTCGCCGAACAACTGCTCGCGCGCGATATCGCAGTGCTCGGTTTGTCCCGCTCGCGCAACGCCGCACTCCACGCCCGCTTTCCCGCACTGCTCAAGGAAATCGAACTCGAACTGGCCGACCCTGCTCGCGTCGCGCAATTGATCGCGACGGATGCCCTGCGCGAATTTGCCAGCGGCGCGCAGACCGTGCTGCTGATCAACAACGCCGGCATGGTGCAGCCGATCGGCCCGATTGAAGGACAGGACGCTGCGGCCATCGCCAGCGCAGTGAGCCTGAATGTTGCCACGCCGCTCATGCTGGCAAGCGCGCTCGCCGCCGCCACCACCGGCGCGAGCGATCGTCGCATCGTGCATATTTCGAGCGGCGCGGCCCGTCACGCTTACGCGGGCTGGAGTATCTATTGCGCGACGAAGGCGGCACTGGATCACCATGCGCGTGCTGTTGCGCTCGACGCCAATCGCGCACTGCGCATCTGCAGTCTCGCGCCGGGCGTCATCGACACGAACATGCAGGCGGAGATTCGCAGCAGCGGCGCCGAGCAGTTTCCGATGCGCGACAAGTTCGAAGACCTCAAGCGCAATGGCCAGCTAGTGACGCCTGACCAATGCGCAGCGCAATTGCTCGATTACGCGTTGAGCGATGCTTTCGGACAGACGCCGGTTGCCGATATCCGCGAGATCAACAAGCCCGTTTGA
- a CDS encoding MFS transporter has protein sequence MSSLESASLPDEAPTRLTRSQWRMIVLASLGGALEFYDFVVYGIFAQFIGRAFFPMRDPIVGLVLSFAVFAVGYLARPVGGVVLSYFGDRYGRRRVFIVSVIVVSMCTIGMGIVPTYASWGISATLLMILLRLVQGFCLGGELPGSITYVVETVPRRAGFVCGIVFFCVNSGVLLAAAVNLSVHSLLSGDDVAAYGWRIAFLFGGAIGLLSFWLRRKLEETPAFAEMKHLAARHPLSELLREHWRPVLLGIGTTAVVAAFNGLLFAHMPAYLDRVLHYDPRRVAIGQNVGLAVVSTGILLSGWIGDKMPRRYVLRFGSLLLMVLSYPFYFAASHHTTDVVLLLALAGVAACLANGTFACIIADMFPTRVRFSGVALTFNVSFTVFSGTAPLIATWLISSTGNVAAPAYFMAACAALSLAASFGLKAVSGKI, from the coding sequence ATGTCCAGTCTCGAATCCGCGTCACTTCCCGACGAAGCACCCACACGGCTCACGCGCTCGCAGTGGCGCATGATCGTTCTCGCGAGTCTCGGCGGCGCGCTCGAGTTCTACGATTTCGTCGTGTATGGCATCTTCGCGCAGTTCATTGGGCGTGCGTTCTTTCCGATGCGCGATCCGATTGTCGGGCTGGTGCTGTCGTTCGCCGTGTTCGCAGTCGGTTATCTGGCGCGGCCTGTGGGCGGTGTTGTGCTCAGCTATTTTGGCGACCGGTACGGACGACGCCGCGTGTTCATCGTCTCGGTGATCGTCGTGTCCATGTGCACCATCGGCATGGGCATCGTGCCCACTTACGCGTCGTGGGGCATCAGCGCGACCCTGCTGATGATTCTGCTGCGGCTCGTGCAAGGTTTCTGCCTCGGCGGCGAGTTGCCCGGCTCGATTACCTATGTGGTCGAAACGGTGCCGCGCCGCGCTGGATTCGTTTGCGGTATCGTGTTTTTCTGCGTGAACTCGGGCGTGTTGCTGGCGGCTGCCGTCAACCTGTCTGTTCACAGCCTGCTGAGTGGCGACGACGTGGCCGCGTACGGCTGGCGGATTGCGTTTCTATTTGGCGGCGCCATTGGACTGCTGAGTTTCTGGCTGCGTCGCAAGCTCGAAGAGACGCCTGCGTTTGCCGAGATGAAACATCTGGCGGCGAGGCACCCGCTGTCGGAATTGCTGCGCGAACACTGGCGCCCCGTGTTGCTCGGCATCGGCACGACGGCGGTGGTTGCGGCATTCAACGGTCTGCTGTTCGCGCACATGCCGGCTTATCTCGACCGCGTGTTGCACTACGATCCGCGGCGCGTCGCGATCGGGCAGAACGTGGGGCTCGCCGTGGTATCGACAGGCATCCTGCTATCGGGCTGGATCGGCGACAAGATGCCGAGGCGCTACGTGTTGCGCTTCGGATCACTGCTGCTGATGGTGCTGAGCTATCCGTTCTATTTCGCCGCAAGCCATCACACGACCGACGTCGTGCTTTTACTCGCATTGGCGGGCGTGGCGGCATGTCTTGCCAACGGCACGTTCGCCTGCATCATCGCCGACATGTTTCCGACGCGCGTGCGTTTCAGCGGCGTCGCGCTGACGTTCAACGTGAGCTTTACCGTGTTCAGCGGCACGGCGCCGCTCATTGCGACGTGGCTGATTTCCTCTACCGGCAACGTCGCGGCGCCTGCGTATTTCATGGCGGCTTGCGCAGCGCTTTCGCTTGCCGCGAGCTTCGGGCTGAAAGCAGTGAGCGGGAAAATCTAG